The Cylindrospermum stagnale PCC 7417 genome segment ACTCGTCATGGCATGACCACTGGGAAAGGCATAATCAAATTCAGGGGACTTGGACTCCCACAGGTGGGGACGCACTCGATGCATGAATCCCTTGGCTGTGTAGTTGATGATTAGGTTGCCGAATGCAGTGGTGAGTAAATAAGCTAGCGATCGCCATTTTCGTTGGCGCCATAATAAAATAGCGATCGCACTCAAAATAGGTAACGCCGTCCAAAACGACCCCAACCTAGTCAGCATTACCGCCAAAACATCCAGTTGTGGCTGTGCTGTAGAGTGAACTGCCAACAAAACTGACACATCCCACGGGAAGCCGCCTTCATTCTGCCATACCTTCACAGCCAGAATTTGAAAAATCTGCAAAGGTAAATAAACTCCCATGAAGAGAACCACAAGCGAACTCCAATGAGCTATCAGCAGCTTTTTGATAAAATCAAACGGCGAGTGGTATTCCTGATTAACTGTTTTCCCTCTGTTCATGTTAAATAATTTAATTTTCCAGAACGAATGTAAAATCAACTTTCATCTATCTAATTGAATATTTTTACTGGCTTTCAGTAAATCTAATAAACTGTATTTTTGGGGAATTTGAGTATTCCCTAGGGCTAGATATTTTTCATGACCAGGTCTCAGGCTATTTAGGATGTGCCTTCGCTAACAGTTATCAAAAATAACTAATTTTTTTCATCCTGTCAAATCTGAAACTAATTATTCCTCGTTTATGTCAATTATCAATAACTGGTTTGCCACAGCCGGCTTGGGGATGTTTATTCATTGGGGTCATAGTTCTCAGCAAAGGTGTGAATTATCCTGGCCTTTGGTCGGGGGTGTATTTAGCCTTCCTTTCTGCCAAAATATTCCGGTTGAAGAGTATCACCGTACCGCCTTTACTTTCAATCCACAGGAATACAATCCTCAAAAATGGGCACATCTAGCCAAAAAAATCGGAATGCAGTACGCCATTTTAACTGCCAAGCATCATGATGGTTTTGCCCTATTCCATACCCAGCAATCAGACTTTTCTATTAAAAATGCATCCTACAACAAAGACATTGTGCGCCAATTTGTCGAGGCTATGCGCTCTGAAGGATTGCGAATTGGTCTTTATTTTTCGTTGATTGACTGGCATCATCCCGACTATCCGGCTTTTACAGAAGCTGATAAACCTTATCGCTTTGATCAAATACCGCAACCCACACAACAACAGCGGGAGCGATATATGCAGTTTATGTTTAATCAGATACGGGAATTGTTGACCAACTATGGTGAGATTGACATTATTTGGTTTGATGGTAGCTGGGAAAGGACTCCAGAGGAATGGCAGGCTGAAGAATTGGCAAAAATGATTCGTGAGTTACAACCTAATATTCTAATTAGCGATCGCCTACCCAACTGCGGAGATTTTCAGACTCCTGAGCAGTTTATTCCACCTCAACCCCCAGATCATCCTTGGGAAACCTGTCTGACTATGAATGAAAGTTGGGGATATAACTCAAACGATCACAACTTCAAGTCCTCTCACCAGCTAATTCATACACTGTGCGAAGTTGCAGGTAAGGGTGGAAATCTGCTACTCAATGTCAGTCCGATGAGTGATGGTCAAATCCCTCCTGAACAGTTAGAACGTCTAGAAGAAATAGGCAGTTGGATGTCTCGTCACTCCGAAAGTATCATTGGTACAAAACCGGGACTAGAACCCTGGCAATTTTATGGCCCTTCAACCCGTAAAGAAAATCGGATTTATCTACATCTATTAATGAAACCTTATGAAACTATATCCGTGAGAGGTATACCGATTAAACGAGTTAAGTCTGTATCACTTCTTGCTGATGGCACAGAACTAGCCTACACCAGTCGCTGTGCAATTATAGATTCCATGCTCAATTCTGACCCATTAGGGGAGTTGACCATTTCTGTACCCGAATCAGTCATCGATCCCTACGCAACAGTTATATGCATCGATATATATTTTTAAATACTGAAAATACCTAAAATTTCCATACAGGTATACCTTTGAGAAGAACTTTCTCCTTCATTTTGTTCGCAACCAGATAACAGTAGTCCAGTCTCATGACATGTAACTCCAGATAATTTGGTGATGTTTAACATGCAAAGACTGGACGTTAAATGCAACTTACGAGTAAAATACGGTAAGTGCATCGGCTTACCGGGCTTTTTGTAAAACTACAAAAAATTCAGTCAGAAGTAGATTTTAGCAGGACGAGTGACCCATAAGCAGTAGGTAGTCATTTTTCATGCTAAAAAAACTTTAAGACTGCTTTTTTTAGGAATTTAAGGTTACCAAGACCTGAACTTGCCTTCAGAAGTTTCGTCTACCACTAGGTTGTAGTTTGCGGCAGTCAAGCCCAAGCTGACGAATCAGTTTGTGCTTTATTGCACTTGAAAACCTAATTTACGGACAGGAGTATGCACTATTTATTACTACCGCTCTTCAGTTTTTTTGTAGGTATCATCGTTGGTTTAACGGGAATTGGCGGGGCCTCTCTGATTACCCCAATGTTGATTTTTGTCTTCCAAGTTCCGCCTTCCATTGCTGTGAGTTCTGATGTTGTAGCTGCCACCTTGATGAAGGTAGTGGGCAGTGTCAAGCACTGGCAACAGAAAACCCTCGATGTGGAAGTCGTCAAATGGCTGGCATTGGGGAGTGTTCCTGGTTCACTATCCGGTGTGGGAATTTTACACCTCATCAGGCGGACGGGAGAACATAACCTAGATAGCATCTTGCTGCGGTTACTAGGGGTAATGATTTTATTAGTGACATTATTATCACTAATACAATTGTTGTTGATGACTTTTTTACCCCAATTTAATTTACCCGAACTACCAAAGTTAGACCTAAAAACCAACTGGGGACGTTTTTTCACTGTGACTTTAGGCGCAGTTTTAGGCTGTTTTGTTGGTCTAACTAGCGTCTCCTCTGGTTCCATGTTTGCCCTAGTGCTGATTGCTTTTTTCCGCCTTGATGCCCGTAAGTTAGTGGGTACAGATATTTCACAGGCGGCGATTTTATTGCTGTTTACCTCCCTCGGACACCTCACCTTAGGAACAGTAGATTGGAGTTTAGTATTGCCAATATGGCTAGGCTCTGTTCCGGGAGTTTTGCTAGGTGCTAAAATCTGCCAAATAGCTCCTCAACGCCCACTGCGATTTATCATTTATGCCATCTTAATGATGGTGAGTTTGAAGTTGGTTTCTCAAGCTTAATCTAATTTCTGCTTAACACCATCCCGCACCAAAAATCTGTAAATCTCTGCGTTTAAATCCACCTAAATGTTTAATATTTAAAATCAAGTTTAAACTTATAACCAAGGCAATAAGTTAAACGTACCTCTTTCATACATGATAAACAAACCCAAGCCAATCAAGACAAAAGGAACAACAGCTTTACCATAGCGACTTAAAACATTTGCGATGCTAGGTTGACGGGTTAACAAGTAAGCAATAGCGCACCAAACCCCTACCATGAAAAAAAATACACTTAAAATTACTCCCAAGCTGGTAAGGTCATGACCAGCAAATAACGGGATATATATACCAATATTGTCACCACCATTAGCCAGCGTTACAGCCGCCACTTTATAAGTTTGAGGATGCAGAATACTTAAAATAAAAGAGAGTATAGGATTAGGGTGTGAGGACTGCTTAAAATCTGTGGTTACTGTCTGAACTTCTGTATTTTCTGGTTTTCGATGTAGTAATTGCTTGATACCAATTGCTATTGGTAGTAATCCTAGTAATCCAATCAATTCTCGCTGTATAATTAAACCACCAAAGTATCCTGGTAAGCTAGCGATAATAATGGTTGCAAAACCAAGGTACTGACCAATAAAGATATGCCGCCGCCGAAAATTAGCGTCTATTTGTGAAAAAAATAGTAGCAGGATAATCAGGTCGTCGATATTTGTAGCTGCGAAGGCGATTATACCTTCACTAAACGCTGTGCCAAGGTCTCTCATGCTAGATTTTTGTAAAATATGATTTATCGAAATAGAAAATTAACATTCTAGTGCATATAAATTATGACTTACCCACTGTACAAATTTACCTTTTTTCCAGGATTTTTTGATGCGTCTCTTTAGGCATCTTACCTGTAACGTGAGTTCCCTAACGCACGAATAAGCACGTTTAATGACTGACACCATACCCCGTATTTACTATTTTCTGTCTGTTAAGACCTTCAATTGTCTAATTACTAAGTAAAAAGAGCAATATGAAAGAATATCTGCAAGCAAGCGAAGTTATTGACTGGCAACATCCTCTAGTTCTGGAACTTGCTAACAAGATTGCATCAAGATATCAAACATCGACAACGATTGCCAAAGCTTGTTTTGAGTGGGTACGGGATGAAATTTATCATAGCTACGACTATCAAATGAATCCTGTGACCTGTCGAGCTTCAGACGTACTCAAATACAAAACAGGTTATTGCTTTGCAAAGAGTCATTTGCTAGCAGCACTACTAAGAGCTAATGGCATTCCCTCAGGGTTTTGCTATCAGAGATTGAGCCTTAACAACAATGGTGAACCTTATAGCTTACATGGGTTTAATGCAGTTTACTTACCAGAAATAGCTTGGTATCGTGTTGATGCTAGAGGGAATCATCAAGATGTTAATGCTCAATTTATCCCCCCAAAAGAACAATTAGCCTTTAAAATTAATTTTTCGGAAGAAGCAGAATTTCAGAATATTTTTTCTGAGCCGATTTCATTAGTTGTGGAGGCTTTACAAGCTCACAGTACATGGGATGATATGCTGCTTAATCTTCCAGATATTTCCTTAAAAATGTTAGATAAATATGGTATTGATTTGAAAAATGATGCTAATTAATAGTAAAGTTTTCGGCAAACACTACTTAATAGAACTAACAAGTTTAATTTGCTAAATCAGGATACACAAATATGAACAATTTCATCACTGCAATTAGCACAGGCTTAGTTGCATTCTGTGCCACCAATATTGATGATATTGTCATTCTGTTGCTGTTTTTTTCTCAAGTAAATGCTAATTTTCGTCCTCGGCACATTATTGCTGGTCAGTATCTTGGTTTTACCATCCTGGTAATTCTCAGTTTACCTGGTTTCTTCGGGGGTTTAATCTTACCGCCAAAATTGATTGGATTATTGGGGTTAATTCCTATCACAATCGGTATTAGCAGTTTAGTAAATCGAGAAGTAGAATCACCGGCAGAAGTTGCTGTGGAGACAGAACTAGCTGAAGCCTCCACAATTGCTAGTTTACTTACTCCCCAAACTTATAGCGTAGCGGCTATGACTGTGGCAAATGGTAGCGATAACGTTAGCATTTATGTGCCGTTATTTGCCAGCAGTAGCTTAGGAAATTTGTTAATAATAATTATTATATTTTTTATCTTGCTGGCAATTTGGTGCTATGCAGCATATCAATTAACTAACCAGAACCAGAAAATAATAGCTAATATTTTAACTCGTTGTGGTAATTATTCTGTACCTTTTGTGCTGATAGGATTGGGTGCTTTTATTATCTGGCAAAGTGAAGCTTTAAGCCCAATAAAATTAGTTGCAAGTTGTATTTGTTTGATGGTTTTGGTGAAAAATAATGAGATCACTTCTTAAAGCGTCGGATATTAAACCCAGTTAATAACTTATTTGGGACTTACCCATAAAACACAAACTGTAGAGTTCATGAATTCTCCGGCAAATCAAAGCTTTCAAAGTCATTTGGCGTAAGTTCTGTTATTGTTTTTTTTTATTTGGGAACACCAAAAAATAAGTTATCTAATTTTGTATGGTACGTTAACGCGGTGTAAAGCACCAGCCAGTTTATTATGTTTATCTATTGCGGTGCGTTACGCCAACGGCTAACGCACCCTAGAAGGAAAGGATATTTTTTTAAACCTTAGCCAACCACTCATTTTCTTCGGGGTCTTTGAATAGTGAGGTGCTGAGATAGCGCTCACCGAAGCTGGGCTGAATCATCACAATCAACTTGCCGGCGTTTTCTGGTCGCTGGGCTACTTGAAGGGCGACATATAAAGCGGCTCCGGTAGAAATGCCTGATAGCAATCCTTCTTCTTTGGCTAAACGACGACTGTAGGCGATCGCATCCTCATCACTCACTTGAATGATTTCGTCAACCAATTCTGAACGGTAAATTGCGGGGACAAATCCGGCTCCGATTCCCTGAATCTTGTGTGGACCTGGTCTTCCACCTGCTAACACGGGGCTACTGGTTGGTTCAACGGCGATCGCTTGAAAAGTTGGTTTCCGCTGTTTAATTACTTCAGAAACTCCCGTAATCGTCCCCCCAGTACCAACTCCCGCGACGAGAATATCCACCTTTCCATCAGTATCTTGCCAAATTTCTTCGGCTGTGGTAAGAGTGTGAACTTTGGGGTTCGCCGGGTTACGGAACTGCTGCAACATATAAGCATTGGGTGTTTGGGCGACAATTTCCTCTGCCCGGGCGATCGCTCCACGCATCCCTTCTACCCCTGGCGTTAACTCTAGTTGAGCGCCATAAGCCCTGAGCATTAGCCGTCTTTCATGGCTCATCGTATCAGGCATCGTTAGAATGAGATGGTAGCCCTTAGCGGCTGCCACCATTGCCAGTGCGATTCCCGTATTACCAGAGGTCGGCTCTACTAAAGTGGTTTTTCCAGGATGAATCAACCCCGCTTCCTCTGCCGTTTGCACCATGCTGACGCCAATCCGGTCTTTAACAGAAGCAGCTGGGTTCATGCTTTCTAGCTTCACCACAATTTGAGCAACTGCTCCCAACGCTTGGGGAATCTTATTTAACTGAACTAGAGGCGTCCTTCCGACTAACTCTGTAATATCTCTCGCTATCCGCACAACGCTACTTCTCCCTAACTAAATGTAATACATGGGACTCTGCTGGGCCCGAGCCTCTCTTTCTTGGCATAAATCTTGAAGTGTATAGCTACGCAATACCTCAATAGAGGCGGCATTGGCTTGTTCCCAAATTTCATGAACCAGATTCCTTTCCAGAGTGGAAGCCTCAGAGGTTTCTTTCTCTTTGCGCTCACCTTCCACCACAGTGACAATCTCTAGTAAGGTAATCTGCCAAGGTTCACGAACTAAAACAAAACCTCCTTTAGAGCCTCGTTGACTCTGCACCACACCAGCACGCCGCAGATTGGTCAAAATTTGTTCCAAATAGCGTTCAGGTATCGGTTGTTTGGCAGTGATCTCGCTCATAGTCAGAGGTACTTTTTTCCCGTGGTGGCTTGCCAGTTCTAATAGTGCCAGCAGCGCATATTCCACTTTGGAAGAAAGATCCAGAAGAGCGTAGTTTTGGCTATTCAAGTCTGTTCTCAATATACTACGGTGGGTCAATTGATTTATCGTATTTTCTGTGAAATTAATTTTCTCAACGTGTCCCATGTGATAGCATCCCAGTTAATGTCACAATATAACCCCAACCCTATCGACTTACCGTAGATTATCTTACACAATTCCCGCGAATAGCTTCATCTTTTGAGGGAATGATCTTGATTTTGATTTTCTCAGCTTCGCCTACCAACGCTGAACTCAACTAAGTATGCTATTAACTGATTTACGAACGATTTTTGAGCGTGACCCCGCAGCCCGTAATTGGCTGGAAGTCTTGTTCTGCTATCCTGGTCTTCAAGCCTTATTGAGCCACCGTGTGGCACACTGGCTATATAAAATGGGGCTGCCCTTTATACCTCGGTTTATTTCTCATATTAGTCGGTTTTTAACCGGAATTGAAATTCACCCAGGGGCAGTAATTGGTCAGGGTGTATTTATTGACCACGGTATGGGCGTAGTGATTGGCGAAACAGCCATTGTAGGTGATTATGCCCTGATTTATCAAGGTGTTACCCTGGGCGGTACCGGCAAAGAAAGCGGTAAGCGCCATCCCACTTTAGGCTCTCATGTGGTTGTGGGAGCGGGTGCAAAGGTCTTGGGGAATATTCAAATAGGCGATCGCGTCCGCATTGGCGCAGGTTCAGTAGTGCTACGAGATGCCCCCAGCAACACTACCGTCGTCGGCATTCCTGGACGTGTGACTCGTCAAAACAACTCAAATGCCGATGCTCTAGCTCATGATAAAGTGCGGGACGTAGAAGCTGAAGTCATAGGCGCTTTATTTGAACGACTCAAAACCCTAGAAAAACAAGTTGAGCTTTTGCGAGCTACCCCAAGTTTGCACTTAAGCGAAGAAGTAGAAACAGAACAAACTGCCAATATTCAGAGCAATTCTGATTCGATGATTGCAGCATTTCTAGATGGTGCGGGAATTTAGGTAATTGGTAATTGGTAATTGGTAAGGGAGCAAAACTCTTACCCAGTAAAGAGTCTCTAGTCTTCTAGCTCAAAGCGTAAGTGGGAAAAACCTTGGCTTTTTTGGGTTTGATATAAACTCGCTGGTTTTCTTGGAGTTCGAGTTGATGGAACTGTTCTCGGCTGAGGTGAACATTAATTCTTTGTCCCAACTCTAAAAGCAACTCTATCCGAACCTCCCAACCCAAGTGAATAATGTGGTCAACTTTGGCAGGTGCAGTATCTTCGGCTGCATCTGTTTGAATGAGAACATCATGAGGGCGCAAAAATACCTGATTGTCTGAAGTGACCAAGTTGTTCTTTGGTTGAATGCCAGAGTTAGCAGGTAAAACATTCACCGGTCCAATAAAGCTCATCACAAAAGGTGTTGCCGATTGGTCATAAATTTCTGCTGGAGTCCCAACTTGCTCTACCCGACCTCGATTCATGACCACAATCTCATCAGCAACTTCCATTGCTTCCTCCTGGTCATGGGTCACAATTACAGTCGTGACATTCACATCTTCATGGAGGTGTCGTAACCAACTTCGCAATTCTTTGCGGACTTTGGCATCTAAGGCGCCAAAGGGTTCGTCAAGTAGCAAAACTTGTGGCTGAACTGCCAAGGCCCGTGCCAGTGCTACTCGTTGCCGTTGACCACCGGACATTTGGGAAGGATAGCGATCGCCTAATCCTTGCAATTGTACCAAGTCCAAAAGTTCCTCCACTCGCTGCTTTATCCTGTTTTTTGGAGCCTGACGCAGTTCCAAGGCAAAAGCCACATTCTCCCGCACCGTCAGATGCTTAAACAAGGCATAATGCTGAAATACAAACCCAATATGGCGTTCCTGCACCGATTTATGGGTGGCATTTTCACCAACCAGCCAAATTTCACCAGCATCAGGCTTTTCTAACCCCGCAATCATCCGCAGTAAGGTTGATTTTCCTGAGCCAGACGGCCCCAAAAGCGCCACCAAAGAGCCTGTTTTAATCTCCAAGCTAACTTGCTCAACAGCGTGAAAAGCACCAAAGTGTTTAGAAACGTTGTTAACTACAATACTCATAGCTTTTTTGAACCTAATATATATATACTACGGTTAGTGTATCGGAAAAAGGATGTATACACAACAATGTCACTGACTTTATACACAAGTCTTACCAATTCATCGAGTAAAAATGCCCAGAATATTTTTACACGGCGGTCATTTTTACCAGAACAGAACAGTGCTCTTTGGAAAATTGAACGGGGTTTTGTTCGGACTTTTACCTATTTAGAAGACGGGACGACGGTCGCTCTGGGATTATGGGGTCCTGGAGATATTGTTGGTAGATCTCTATCAAGAATCAAGCCCTATCAAATGGAGTGTCTAACTAAAGTTGAGGCGACCATCTTACCTCTAGATAATTACCCAGAACTGACAGAAACTTTGCTAGTCCACATCCAACAAGCGGAAGAATTAATGGTGATTCGTAGCTATAAAAAAGTAGATACTATGCTGATTAAGTTATTGGCATGGTTATCTCAAAGGTTTGGTTCAGAAGTTGAGAAGGGACGTTTAATAGATATGCGTTTAACTCATGAAGACTTGGCGGAAATGCTCGGTTCAACTCGTGTGACAATCACTCGTATCCTAGGGCAATTTGAGCAAGAGGGCTTGATTAATCGGCTCTCCTTACATCGAATTGTGGTGCGAGAAGAAGAGATTTGGTACTATGAAATTTGACCCAATCAAAAATCAAAAATTTTTGATTGCATCCAGGCAATTGCCTGGATGCAAATTCAATTTATCTGGTTTGAATTTGCAGATTGACAATTAGCTAGATTAGTAATACCAAGCATCGCTATCAGCATTTGGCTTGCCGAAAATTTTTAGATTTAGTGATTCCAGGTAAGCAAGACCACTACATATTTGTGGCACCGTTCCCCGAAGTTCCAAGTCAAAATATCCTCCGCCCCCTTTGTCTGCTTGTAGCATCGCCCCAGTAATATTAACAACTAAATCATGAGCAGAAATTAGCTGAGAAATCACTGGTTCTTGAAGGTAGGACTGGGGAATATGTAGACGCAGGCGAGTTTGGGTGATTTGGCTTTTGTCCTCAACTGAAGGAACTAGCGATAGTCTGGCTCCGACTGTGAGTTGAACGTTATTAAATGCTGTCATGGGTATTACACTTAATCTATCAAGTTGCGATCGCTATAAAGGAAAGACCAATCCAGCCAAATTGGTAGCCCTAGTTGTTCTAGGTATCTCAGACTGGAGTGGAGTTGCTTGGTTCTCCCCCACAAATCAAGATCAAACCAGCCGTCATCTTGCACATTGGGATTGAGTGCTGCACTGGTAATGTTGACTGTTAGCCCGTAGCGAGACACTAACTCAGAAATTATGGGTTTCTCGTGATAGTCCTTGAGGATGCACAGTTGCAAGCGTAGTCGATTAGTCTGACCTGTAGAAATCCATTGCTGGAATTCTTCCCGCCATTGAGTTTTGAGTAGTATTTCAGGTTTTCTCTGGGTCTGATTGCTCTCTATGTTGGGAAAAAATTGAGAGTTTTGGTTAGACTGGATGTGGTTAGCGATCGCCAATTGCACTAAA includes the following:
- a CDS encoding NIL domain-containing protein, which translates into the protein MSTTKPVNFDPVNSRIFVPQRYHRQPVISRLVSRYGLTVNIKAASLASGNDSDGWFDLEISGHSQELTSSLSYLQGLGVNLVQLAIANHIQSNQNSQFFPNIESNQTQRKPEILLKTQWREEFQQWISTGQTNRLRLQLCILKDYHEKPIISELVSRYGLTVNITSAALNPNVQDDGWFDLDLWGRTKQLHSSLRYLEQLGLPIWLDWSFLYSDRNLID
- the cysK gene encoding cysteine synthase A: MRIARDITELVGRTPLVQLNKIPQALGAVAQIVVKLESMNPAASVKDRIGVSMVQTAEEAGLIHPGKTTLVEPTSGNTGIALAMVAAAKGYHLILTMPDTMSHERRLMLRAYGAQLELTPGVEGMRGAIARAEEIVAQTPNAYMLQQFRNPANPKVHTLTTAEEIWQDTDGKVDILVAGVGTGGTITGVSEVIKQRKPTFQAIAVEPTSSPVLAGGRPGPHKIQGIGAGFVPAIYRSELVDEIIQVSDEDAIAYSRRLAKEEGLLSGISTGAALYVALQVAQRPENAGKLIVMIQPSFGERYLSTSLFKDPEENEWLAKV
- a CDS encoding NIL domain-containing protein — protein: MTAFNNVQLTVGARLSLVPSVEDKSQITQTRLRLHIPQSYLQEPVISQLISAHDLVVNITGAMLQADKGGGGYFDLELRGTVPQICSGLAYLESLNLKIFGKPNADSDAWYY
- a CDS encoding alpha-L-fucosidase — protein: MSIINNWFATAGLGMFIHWGHSSQQRCELSWPLVGGVFSLPFCQNIPVEEYHRTAFTFNPQEYNPQKWAHLAKKIGMQYAILTAKHHDGFALFHTQQSDFSIKNASYNKDIVRQFVEAMRSEGLRIGLYFSLIDWHHPDYPAFTEADKPYRFDQIPQPTQQQRERYMQFMFNQIRELLTNYGEIDIIWFDGSWERTPEEWQAEELAKMIRELQPNILISDRLPNCGDFQTPEQFIPPQPPDHPWETCLTMNESWGYNSNDHNFKSSHQLIHTLCEVAGKGGNLLLNVSPMSDGQIPPEQLERLEEIGSWMSRHSESIIGTKPGLEPWQFYGPSTRKENRIYLHLLMKPYETISVRGIPIKRVKSVSLLADGTELAYTSRCAIIDSMLNSDPLGELTISVPESVIDPYATVICIDIYF
- a CDS encoding cadmium resistance transporter; this translates as MRDLGTAFSEGIIAFAATNIDDLIILLLFFSQIDANFRRRHIFIGQYLGFATIIIASLPGYFGGLIIQRELIGLLGLLPIAIGIKQLLHRKPENTEVQTVTTDFKQSSHPNPILSFILSILHPQTYKVAAVTLANGGDNIGIYIPLFAGHDLTSLGVILSVFFFMVGVWCAIAYLLTRQPSIANVLSRYGKAVVPFVLIGLGLFIMYERGTFNLLPWL
- the cysE gene encoding serine O-acetyltransferase, yielding MLLTDLRTIFERDPAARNWLEVLFCYPGLQALLSHRVAHWLYKMGLPFIPRFISHISRFLTGIEIHPGAVIGQGVFIDHGMGVVIGETAIVGDYALIYQGVTLGGTGKESGKRHPTLGSHVVVGAGAKVLGNIQIGDRVRIGAGSVVLRDAPSNTTVVGIPGRVTRQNNSNADALAHDKVRDVEAEVIGALFERLKTLEKQVELLRATPSLHLSEEVETEQTANIQSNSDSMIAAFLDGAGI
- a CDS encoding Crp/Fnr family transcriptional regulator, translated to MSLTLYTSLTNSSSKNAQNIFTRRSFLPEQNSALWKIERGFVRTFTYLEDGTTVALGLWGPGDIVGRSLSRIKPYQMECLTKVEATILPLDNYPELTETLLVHIQQAEELMVIRSYKKVDTMLIKLLAWLSQRFGSEVEKGRLIDMRLTHEDLAEMLGSTRVTITRILGQFEQEGLINRLSLHRIVVREEEIWYYEI
- a CDS encoding RrF2 family transcriptional regulator codes for the protein MNSQNYALLDLSSKVEYALLALLELASHHGKKVPLTMSEITAKQPIPERYLEQILTNLRRAGVVQSQRGSKGGFVLVREPWQITLLEIVTVVEGERKEKETSEASTLERNLVHEIWEQANAASIEVLRSYTLQDLCQEREARAQQSPMYYI
- a CDS encoding transglutaminase-like domain-containing protein encodes the protein MKEYLQASEVIDWQHPLVLELANKIASRYQTSTTIAKACFEWVRDEIYHSYDYQMNPVTCRASDVLKYKTGYCFAKSHLLAALLRANGIPSGFCYQRLSLNNNGEPYSLHGFNAVYLPEIAWYRVDARGNHQDVNAQFIPPKEQLAFKINFSEEAEFQNIFSEPISLVVEALQAHSTWDDMLLNLPDISLKMLDKYGIDLKNDAN
- a CDS encoding sulfite exporter TauE/SafE family protein — translated: MHYLLLPLFSFFVGIIVGLTGIGGASLITPMLIFVFQVPPSIAVSSDVVAATLMKVVGSVKHWQQKTLDVEVVKWLALGSVPGSLSGVGILHLIRRTGEHNLDSILLRLLGVMILLVTLLSLIQLLLMTFLPQFNLPELPKLDLKTNWGRFFTVTLGAVLGCFVGLTSVSSGSMFALVLIAFFRLDARKLVGTDISQAAILLLFTSLGHLTLGTVDWSLVLPIWLGSVPGVLLGAKICQIAPQRPLRFIIYAILMMVSLKLVSQA
- a CDS encoding phosphatase PAP2 family protein → MNRGKTVNQEYHSPFDFIKKLLIAHWSSLVVLFMGVYLPLQIFQILAVKVWQNEGGFPWDVSVLLAVHSTAQPQLDVLAVMLTRLGSFWTALPILSAIAILLWRQRKWRSLAYLLTTAFGNLIINYTAKGFMHRVRPHLWESKSPEFDYAFPSGHAMTSMTLVVILLILTWSLPWRWLSLIFGSLFVLTIAWTRLYLGVHFPSDILAGWMVALAWSIGVSLIIKPNATKATPKNSSQQQETSLLPEEAK
- a CDS encoding sulfate/molybdate ABC transporter ATP-binding protein, translating into MSIVVNNVSKHFGAFHAVEQVSLEIKTGSLVALLGPSGSGKSTLLRMIAGLEKPDAGEIWLVGENATHKSVQERHIGFVFQHYALFKHLTVRENVAFALELRQAPKNRIKQRVEELLDLVQLQGLGDRYPSQMSGGQRQRVALARALAVQPQVLLLDEPFGALDAKVRKELRSWLRHLHEDVNVTTVIVTHDQEEAMEVADEIVVMNRGRVEQVGTPAEIYDQSATPFVMSFIGPVNVLPANSGIQPKNNLVTSDNQVFLRPHDVLIQTDAAEDTAPAKVDHIIHLGWEVRIELLLELGQRINVHLSREQFHQLELQENQRVYIKPKKAKVFPTYALS
- a CDS encoding cadmium resistance transporter produces the protein MNNFITAISTGLVAFCATNIDDIVILLLFFSQVNANFRPRHIIAGQYLGFTILVILSLPGFFGGLILPPKLIGLLGLIPITIGISSLVNREVESPAEVAVETELAEASTIASLLTPQTYSVAAMTVANGSDNVSIYVPLFASSSLGNLLIIIIIFFILLAIWCYAAYQLTNQNQKIIANILTRCGNYSVPFVLIGLGAFIIWQSEALSPIKLVASCICLMVLVKNNEITS